CACAAATCAATCTCTTGGAAGAAATAGCTGACAAAGCAGGTTTGATATGCTTAGTActaaattatagattagatAAACTAGATGTACCAGAAAGGAGAATCATGAGGATAATTTTAGGTCCagtgaaaacaacaaaagtatggaaattaatatctaatgcTGAAATATACAGGAACATAGAGGGCATAACTGAAAGGATAAGGAAAGGAGACTGCAATTTTTGGCCATATTTTCAGAATGgatgaaaacaaattaaaaaaaggacacTAATGTACCTTTAGAAGAAAAAGGCAACAACCAGTCGGATTCAAGAGGTAAAGAAAGATctagaaagatataatataagtgaGGAAGAAACTATAGACACAGAGATTCTTAGAAAAAGGGTATTAAGAATGGAATAATTCCAAGGTAGATGGGTGGAGAAACCTGGTGCAAAGTGGTCTGAGAACAGAGAAAAGAGCACAGTGGAAAGATGAAGGAATATTGGatggatggaaaaagaaaacagctaAGTATGAAGATTTGAAATTGGTATGGGGTCCCCAGCAGGCCTcatcgaaaaaataagaatagaaatataataataataataacgataataacgaccataataatattaacaataataacaataaaaacaataataacgataataacgataataacgttaataacgataataacgataataacgataaaaacgataataatgttaataatgataataataattgtaacgaaaataacattaataacaataataataacaataatataaataataatggtaataacagtaataaaaataataataaaaataataagaataacgataatatcgataattacggtaataactgtaatgacgataaaacgataaaaacgataaaacgattacaattatagtaacattgataatgataataataaagatagaagtaataaaaacgctaacgacgataatgataatatagataacgataatgttaatatcgataataatatcgattataacgataataacggtaataataacgataatgatagtaataataataatgataatgatgaagataataacaataattacaataataataataaatatgattataacgataataacgatcatatcaataataatgataataataataataaagataataacgataataacggtaataacgttaataacgattataatgatagtagcgataataacgctaataacgataataatatcataataagaataattactataatgaaaataattactatattaatatcggtattagtaataataataataataataataataacaataataacaatattaacttttatagtgataataacgacaataacattaaaggcgataatattaacgataataacgaaaataatcttaataataacgataataatgagttGTTCGTAacgtaatttcgtttttttttaatgaagataaaatacaattttcctataatgaacaaatattttattaaattatttattggccATTCTGGTCCATTACGATTTGCCATCTTTCTGGTAGTAGAATTATTTGACgatcataaaatttttggtGTTTCCTGACAAAAAACCGAACGAGGTGATATTTGACCAACTCATTTGAAGTGAAGGTTTTACCGTCTAAAAAATTTTGCAGTGAccgtaacaaataataatccgaAGATTCCATTTCTGGATAATATGGTGCGTCTGGCATTCTAGCCCATTCAAGCTGTAAAAGCTTTTGGCGATAGATCAATCTTGTATTAGGTCTCGCATTATGTTGTTGGAACACTACACCTATTCTGTTGATTAATTCTGGCCTTTTATGTTGAAATGCATCAGCCGGTTCGTCCAGCTGATGACAGTTGACTTCCGAATTAATTGTTGTGATATCCGGTAAAATCTCGAAAATAAGATTCCTTTAAAATCCCACCAAACAGATAGCATCATCTTTTTTTGATGGATATTTTGGAAATTTTGGAAATGCTTTGATCCGTCACATCTTTTTTGCTCCACGATTTCTTACGTTTGACATTGCTATGTACAACCAATTTTTCGCCTCCAGTAATGTTACGCTTCAAAAATGGATTCTAGAGCTCGAGGAGAACCACTCCCGTTCTGGTCTGCCGGACCGAACTAACGTCTACCCCTTCAGCGCTGATCTTGATGCGCTGGTGGATAGCACCGACTACGTCTGCGTAGATTTTACTCTTGCGTAGGTTTCAAGTggcttcgttctctttctcagcCTGCCCTTCGATTTGCTcggcttttttttctcctgcgGTGGGGGTTTTGTCGCCTTCTGCGAgagtttttcattatttttttcttcttgacgACCTCCGTCCACTTAGTGGCTTCGATCGTCGTCGCCTCTTGCCTCGGTCATATGAGGCTTTCTACAGGGAACTGCGGCGGGATTGTAGCTACTCTCTTGTCTGTGCTAACATCTGGTATAGAGTTGGCCCGTGGCCGTTGAAAGACATGGAAGAGGATCCTCGCTCCCTCATTGACCTATGCTCGAGGTTTATACATAAACTCGAGGCAGTCAATGATCTCCTCCAATTCCGGGAACCCTTGCTTGATCGCATTATATACGCTCGGCTGTCTATTCACAGACGCACTCATATTGGCAAGGAAGTCCCTCGCTTGCCcgagtttctctctccctctctatcttgtATTGTCCATTTCGAAGGCTGAGAACCTCCGTTATTGACGCTTTGAGCAGCGATGTCACTTCCAATTGATACTggattgtttttaatttcttgttattgaatttgatttttaatttgattcttCATAGCTTGTTTGATACTCCAGAGTGCCAGGCCGCCTCTGAACGCCGTGTCTCAGGATGAGGGGGGTTGATAACCTTCACAACTACTACCACTGTTGAGAGAGCATTTGGCTATAAGGGCGGGAATGAAGTATCCGCCATTGCCGTTCACATACTTCCTTCATCGACATCCTGAAACTCCCCTGGGTGCGATGCGTTGTCGCCGGGAGTTTCCACGATAACTGTGCTTTACGAATCATCCAGCACATCTCGTTCCGGCAGCGTCAACGTACCCGCTAGACATCGTGGCCTTGCCGTATCCCTGGCTTGGAGCTCTTACAGGGAACTGACAGCCGTGCCATATGAGCCctggttataatttttttgggCAGATTGTACTCTGCGTAACTCAGGTCCCCACGGCGCTAttcgtcgaaagaaaagaaatgctcAAATCCTCCCCTcggggaaataataaaattaatattactattttattattaaactaaatTAGACAAGTTCCATTAGCATAACCACGAACTCGTTCGCGTTCCTCcaaataaatcattgaatatataaaaccaGTTGTAGAGTGTCGCGTGATTTTATTTCCTGCAGATCGAACCGCCTCTGGCGCGATGATGTTAAGTATTTCATAAACTGCGGACGATATAATGCTAAGTACAGCCGTGAGTAGTGTAGAACACGCTAATTGCGTATGCTATGTCTGCCAATAAGGGCGACACTTGTTCGTCAGAGGTTCGAAAAATTAGCTATAGTTCATGCCACTACCACGTAGATCATGGTCAACTCCACAAGCCAACAACAAAGGGCGGCGCATTATTAGTTGCAGTAGTATGTGCAAATTGCGGAGACGACGGAGTGGCCATTGTAATCTAGAATGGATAGTGCTGCATGAGTCCTCGGTGGACAGTCGAGTCTGCCGTCCAGCCATAGAATATAGGTCGCAAAAGTAACACTAATTAGAAGGCAACACAGGCAACATCCGGAATGGAGTCTTTAGCCACGACAATAAAACCGAACAAATTTTCACAAATAATTCGATTGATTTCGATCTCTAGTTGtgaatattttcgtaattaatattgataaaaatgataataacgataataacaataataatattaacaataatgacgacaaaagcgataataacaataataacgatattaataatggcaTCGATAAtagggaaaataataaagataataataataagaataataataagagtaatgaaagtaataaagacaataacggtaataataaaaacaacgataataagaaaaataataataataacgataataatgatcataacgaaaatgacgttaataacgaaaataataacgataataataataacattattaataattgtaatagatataataacgcatatacagaaaataacgataattggagaaataaatataatagtaaccataataacactaataactataataataataataatatataataataattataataacaacgataataaggataataataataataaccataataacggtagtaacgattataacgataaatactataataacgataatgatgataataatatttgtaataataaatataaaaacaataataatagtaataataattataataaaaataaaaacgataataacgacaataacgttactacggataataagaaggataataccgataataacagtattaacgaaaatatcgataataatgaacataacgataataacagacataacgataatgaaaacgataaaaataataataacggaactaataataatattataataaaaataatcatgataataaaaataataacgataataacgatacttacgatagtaataaatataataataattataataactataataatattaaatataatgaggataaaaataataataacaaaactaactatggaaacaataaaaaggtttataatgaaaataacaataaggacgacaataactatcgataataatacgtataatagtaaggataataacaactataatagcgataataaagataataaagtttataataataattataataataataaaaattataccgataataacgataataagggtatattgataacaacgataataacgacaataacgataataatattaatataatgacaataataataacgactataatagtaatgtaaataataataaagataatagcaataataaaaacaatgacaacaataacattaataacgataataacaataaaaagaataataaagatgataactaatataaagataataacgataataacgataataacgataataacgataataacgattataacgacaataacatatataatttcaataacgtTAGTAGTGGcgacaacaacaccaataacgaaaataacggaaataacgataataacgataatattaataataaccaaaatatCGAtggaaatagagataataatactaataataaagacaataacaataattataataataataataataataacgttaataactataataacaataattaggataataaatttgataacgatcataacgataaaaaagataataacggtaataaaaattagaataataataattattataataaaaataataataacgatattgaggataacaaagttaataacgataatagcgttaataactaccataataatattaacgataataacagcaatactaacgataatagtaataataactaaagaaCTTCAagcgatcataacgataatgatggcaataacgttaataacgatcttaatagggataataataataataacgaaaaaaatgataataacgataataataaaactaatagtaataacgataataataataataataataataataataacgataataaagataatgatgataaatataaaaacgataacaacgataataattatcacaataaaaacgataataacgataataacaacaatattaacgataatatggatgataatactaataataataataataataaaaataaaaataatgacgatattaacgataataacgataatgaaaataacaataataaagataataacgataatgatgattagaataataacgataacaacgataataataatcacaataatgactataaagacgataataataataacagtaacaacgataataacgataacattaatatcgataataatgtaaattacgataataataataacagtaataacgataataacgtaataacgttatcaacgatagtaataataataactttattaacggaaataacgataataacgatattagtaataataagagcaaccataataacgttaataaagataataatatcattaataataataacaataacattaataataataataacgataattacgataacaacgataactcaaacaacaataatgacgatattaacggcaataacgataataatggtaataataataaaataatgacgataataactattataaagaaaaaaaaattacaacaatagcgataatactgaaaataacgataataattataataacaataacaataataaagattataacggtaaaaacgattataataaaaacgataataacaataataaatataataataataataataataacgataataacgataatatcgataataataataataattataaaatactcacgattataacgattatgacgataataataataataataataacgataataaggataatgacgatactattaataataacagtaataactgtaataacgataataacgttaataactataataatggtataaataattaaaataataacgataataacaatattaacgataattacgataataacgataaaatcaactacaataataacgataaaatacgataataaagataataataataataattataacgataatcataataacattaataatgatgttaataatgatattaataataacgataataataataacatcaataacaataactgcaaaatttacgataataatgataataacgataataatgataataacaataataaagataagaataaatatattggcaataataataatattaacaataataacgattagaacaataataacttttaaaataataataataagaagtaaataactataataacgtaaataataataacaacaatgataaaaataaaaacaataataacactaatgacgataatagctttaataataataacaaaaataaggattataatgaaaataacaataataataattagaataagataataacaataatagcgataataaaagtaataatgataacaataataacagtaataactgtaataaagataacaataataacgataataacgataataattgtagtattaataacaataatgacgactataacttttataataataacaataataacgataataacaaattttaacggaaataaagataataatgttaatataaataataacgataataataataataataataataagtataaaaataataacattaatttcggaaataacaataatgacgataattatgttaaaaacattaataacgatattaattataacaatgactacaatgataatgataataacgataatagcgataataacaaaaagaacgataacaataaaaatgataataacgataataacgattataatcataataacgatagtaacggtaataacgataataataataataataatagtaacattaataaacgtaatgacgataaaaacgcaaataacaataacattaataacgacaattacaataataactataataaaagcaagaataatatcaatattaacgataataacgaaaatatcgaatatagcgatattaatattaataatagcaacaataataacgataataacgctaataataagaacaataataacgataataacagaatatctgtaataataataataacaataataattataaaaacgataataaccatagtaaaaatagtaataatagacacaataacgataaaatcgataataacgataataataaaaacaatattaataataataacgataataacgataataactacattaacgataataacgataacaataataatgatgatatcggAGATCCATTATGGAGTAGATTCGGAAGGGTCGAATCGCCGAGCGCTCCGCATTTCGTGCGacttttcgtaattttttccaTTCCATCGGCTCTAAGTTTCATACCTTGATTGTGAATTGCTAAACGGCGACCATGTGGAGATAATAATCGGGTCAAGAGATCGAACATCTTTCGTGTTTTTTGTGAAAGTGTGTCCTGTTTCATTGTCGAGGCATTGTTCGCCATTACGTGGGATTTGCGGGACCTATATTCTATGGTTGGACGGCAGGCCTGTCCTCGCATCAAGGTCTTACTCAGCGCCATCTACTCCAGGGATCGATGTCAGCGCCGCCTGCAGCGCAGGTGTCATCTAAAATTATGATTAGTGTTTGGCCGCCGTGTAGGGTTGCCTGATAGAGCGGACCAAGATCCACGAGGTATGGGACGCCATCTCTGATGTTGCCCAGTGCTGCCATCTGGGCCGTGATAGTTCTGCTAACTATTCTCTATGGCTGGACGGAAGACTCGTCGTTTTATCGAGGACTCATGTTATGCTGCGCCATCTACTCTGGACAACGGCGGAAATGCCGCCGCCAACGCAAGCGGCGTCTACTTTCACCTCTAGGAAATTCGAAATATCTTTCTTCATCGCATAGCAGGCGCTTCTGTcagcataaaaataaaagcacgCAACAGTCAACGGGTGGTTTTATATATCCAATGCTTTATTTGGAGGAACACGGACGCGTTCATGGGTATATGGTTGGACCTTGTCAAAGTACTTCTAATATgctttaataacaaaaactaaTTACAAcagcattattattgctattattattttttaccaaGGGGAGAAGTAGAGCTCCGCATTTCGTGCGGTTTT
This is a stretch of genomic DNA from Vespa crabro chromosome 3, iyVesCrab1.2, whole genome shotgun sequence. It encodes these proteins:
- the LOC124422576 gene encoding histone-lysine N-methyltransferase SETMAR-like yields the protein MSNVRNRGAKKMNLIFEILPDITTINSEVNCHQLDEPADAFQHKRPELINRIGVVFQQHNARPNTRLIYRQKLLQLEWARMPDAPYYPEMESSDYYLLRSLQNFLDGKTFTSNELVKYHLVRFFVRKHQKFYDRQIILLPERWQIVMDQNGQ